From the Desulfomonilia bacterium genome, one window contains:
- a CDS encoding dihydroorotate dehydrogenase, protein MKHAQLAVDLGRGLVLKNPVMNASGTFAYGEEFSRIIDLNMMGGIVTKGLSINPKEGNPTPRVAEAASGMVNAIGLENVGIEKFLKEKLPFLKGFNTPVIVNFFGNSEEEYVLMAEKLSVDGIAALEMNVSCPNVKKGGIQFGRDPEVLGELVYSVRKKTEKPLIVKLSPMSSDICRMAASAQEAGADALTCINTIPAMVIDEKTKRPVLGNITGGLSGPAIKPVALKIVWDVSRHVGIPVIGAGGIASHKDAIQFFLAGASAVQVGTQLLVEPFCLPGIIEGISGYLSDHGITGLKEICGKLEI, encoded by the coding sequence GTGAAGCATGCACAGTTGGCAGTTGATCTCGGGCGCGGACTGGTGCTTAAAAATCCCGTCATGAATGCATCAGGGACTTTTGCATATGGAGAGGAGTTTTCAAGGATTATCGATTTGAATATGATGGGTGGCATAGTAACAAAAGGCTTGTCCATTAACCCGAAAGAAGGAAACCCGACACCGCGCGTGGCCGAAGCTGCAAGCGGTATGGTCAATGCAATAGGGTTGGAGAATGTAGGCATCGAGAAGTTCCTTAAGGAAAAGCTTCCTTTTCTGAAAGGATTCAATACTCCCGTCATCGTCAATTTTTTTGGCAATTCAGAGGAAGAATATGTTCTTATGGCTGAGAAGCTTAGTGTTGATGGTATTGCAGCCCTTGAGATGAATGTAAGCTGTCCGAATGTTAAAAAGGGAGGAATCCAGTTTGGCAGAGATCCGGAGGTGCTGGGGGAACTTGTATACTCTGTAAGAAAAAAGACTGAAAAGCCTTTGATAGTAAAGCTTTCCCCAATGTCCAGTGATATCTGCCGGATGGCGGCTTCTGCGCAGGAGGCCGGGGCGGATGCCCTGACATGCATAAATACCATACCTGCAATGGTGATTGACGAAAAAACAAAAAGGCCCGTTCTAGGAAATATTACTGGAGGTTTGTCAGGGCCTGCCATAAAACCGGTAGCGCTGAAAATAGTATGGGATGTATCGAGACATGTAGGGATACCTGTTATAGGGGCAGGCGGGATTGCATCCCATAAGGATGCCATACAGTTCTTTCTTGCAGGTGCCTCGGCGGTTCAGGTCGGAACACAGCTTCTTGTCGAACCATTCTGTCTGCCTGGTATAATCGAAGGCATATCAGGATACTTATCCGATCATGGAATTACTGGGTTAAAGGAAATATGCGGAAAGCTTGAAATCTGA
- a CDS encoding nucleoside 2-deoxyribosyltransferase, whose translation MGVKYVYCSGPLFCPEETAGMSAISKVLEDSGFITFLPHRDGIERFVTRFINTPLNVDLMGSRRKMDNAIFALDVYQIVKRCDCLVMNMNGRVPDEGAVAEAGIAFAAGKPVVLYKNDVRTIFKGGDNSMIRGLSACPPVSRLKMLPDVIRNIEPSAANISGRLLKAVNYGEKIWSFLKHVPSSGLNTKEQNEIIIEIMRISEAQADN comes from the coding sequence GTGGGAGTTAAATACGTCTATTGCTCAGGACCCCTTTTCTGTCCTGAAGAAACGGCCGGCATGTCGGCAATCTCTAAGGTGCTCGAAGACTCGGGATTCATTACTTTCCTTCCACATAGGGACGGAATAGAACGCTTCGTGACCAGATTTATAAACACCCCTTTAAATGTGGATTTAATGGGCAGCAGGAGGAAAATGGACAACGCAATATTCGCCCTGGATGTATATCAGATTGTGAAGAGATGTGACTGTCTCGTTATGAACATGAACGGAAGAGTACCGGATGAAGGTGCCGTTGCAGAGGCAGGCATCGCGTTTGCAGCCGGAAAACCTGTTGTATTATACAAGAATGATGTAAGAACGATATTCAAAGGCGGCGACAATTCAATGATCAGAGGCCTTTCTGCATGTCCGCCTGTCAGCAGACTCAAAATGCTGCCTGATGTCATAAGAAACATTGAGCCATCCGCCGCAAATATTTCAGGAAGACTGCTTAAGGCAGTAAATTACGGAGAAAAGATATGGTCTTTTCTAAAGCACGTCCCGTCATCAGGATTGAACACTAAAGAGCAGAATGAAATTATAATTGAAATAATGAGGATATCAGAGGCTCAGGCTGACAATTAA
- a CDS encoding thiolase family protein, translated as MREAYIVQAVRTPGCRRARGAFNQTRPEDLLKTALNGLMERAGVDKKEVEDILVGCAFPEAEQGLNIGRIIAQMCGFPDDTCGAVVNRFCSSGLEAIALQTSRILSGWCEVAIGAGLESMSIVPMGGNLPRPHPEWARENPNVYISMGMTAENVAQRYDITREMQDAFAVSSNKKAAAAQEKGLFTEIVPTPAVKYVEKGGEWVKTVTMQTFDDGVRADTTMEGLAKLKPAFSNANPWVKNCGSVTAGNSSQTTDGAAATLVMSGEAVKRLGVKPIAKIKAYAVAGCRADEMGVGPRYAIPKVLKIAGMTIDDMKKDGIFEINEAFASQALYCARELGIGDEELWSHESDKRIINVNGGAIALGHPLGCTGAKLAATLVTNMQRLGKKYGIESMCIGGGMGAAAIFELC; from the coding sequence ATGAGAGAAGCTTATATAGTTCAGGCAGTAAGGACACCCGGTTGTAGAAGGGCTCGCGGCGCTTTCAATCAGACCAGACCGGAAGATCTTCTTAAGACCGCACTAAACGGCCTCATGGAAAGGGCTGGCGTCGACAAAAAGGAAGTTGAAGATATACTTGTCGGTTGCGCATTTCCGGAAGCCGAGCAGGGTCTTAATATAGGAAGGATCATTGCACAGATGTGCGGATTCCCGGATGACACCTGCGGTGCTGTCGTTAACAGGTTCTGTTCATCGGGCTTGGAGGCCATTGCCCTTCAGACTTCACGTATTCTTTCGGGATGGTGCGAAGTTGCAATCGGCGCCGGACTCGAATCCATGTCAATAGTTCCCATGGGTGGAAATCTGCCCAGGCCGCATCCCGAATGGGCCAGGGAAAACCCGAATGTATATATATCGATGGGCATGACGGCTGAAAACGTAGCCCAGAGATATGACATAACAAGAGAAATGCAGGATGCTTTTGCTGTATCATCGAACAAGAAGGCCGCTGCCGCACAGGAAAAGGGACTCTTCACTGAAATAGTTCCGACACCGGCAGTCAAGTATGTTGAAAAGGGCGGTGAATGGGTTAAGACAGTCACTATGCAGACGTTCGATGACGGTGTTCGTGCCGATACGACCATGGAAGGTCTTGCAAAGCTGAAGCCTGCATTCTCCAATGCAAATCCTTGGGTGAAGAACTGTGGTTCAGTAACAGCGGGCAATTCATCACAGACGACAGACGGCGCAGCGGCAACGCTTGTAATGAGCGGTGAAGCAGTCAAAAGGCTCGGCGTTAAGCCGATCGCAAAGATTAAGGCATATGCCGTTGCCGGTTGCAGGGCTGACGAGATGGGCGTAGGTCCGAGATATGCCATCCCCAAAGTTCTTAAAATTGCAGGAATGACGATTGATGATATGAAAAAAGACGGCATATTCGAGATCAACGAGGCATTCGCATCCCAGGCACTCTATTGTGCGCGCGAACTTGGAATCGGCGACGAAGAGCTGTGGTCACACGAAAGCGACAAGAGGATAATCAACGTAAACGGCGGCGCAATAGCCCTTGGCCACCCGCTGGGCTGCACGGGCGCAAAACTGGCTGCCACCCTTGTCACAAATATGCAGAGACTCGGAAAGAAGTATGGAATCGAGTCGATGTGCATCGGTGGCGGAATGGGTGCAGCCGCGATATTTGAACTCTGCTAG
- the lspA gene encoding signal peptidase II gives MRFSAEMKSYLKWGLMMLLPLYLIDQITKWAILSRMQIGDSISVIPNYFEIIHVRNTGVAFGLLQDIPDSYRLAFFLTVTAIAVIAIFIIFKQSNDDSLILKAILCLILAGAIGNLTDRIVHNEVVDFINVHAFTYRWPTFNVADMYISVGMVGLLIYTFFVPEKKGKKDLITG, from the coding sequence ATGCGCTTTTCAGCTGAAATGAAATCATATCTGAAGTGGGGGCTTATGATGCTGCTCCCGCTCTATCTGATTGATCAGATAACGAAATGGGCAATACTGTCAAGAATGCAGATAGGTGACAGCATATCCGTGATTCCGAACTATTTCGAGATCATACATGTCAGGAACACAGGGGTTGCATTCGGCCTGCTGCAGGACATACCGGATTCATACAGACTTGCATTCTTCCTTACAGTGACAGCAATTGCCGTAATTGCAATATTCATCATTTTTAAACAGTCCAACGATGACTCGCTGATATTGAAGGCGATACTCTGTCTGATACTTGCAGGTGCAATCGGAAACCTGACAGACAGGATTGTTCATAATGAAGTAGTGGATTTTATAAACGTCCATGCATTCACATACCGTTGGCCTACATTCAATGTTGCCGACATGTATATCTCCGTCGGTATGGTAGGACTTCTGATCTACACTTTTTTCGTTCCTGAAAAAAAAGGAAAAAAAGACTTGATAACCGGATGA
- a CDS encoding lysophospholipid acyltransferase family protein, whose product MHNPLVNTLKIMWLSLWAVIATLVLFIPITSAAIFSRTGNLAFTLSKLWAYTLLTVTNVRPHITGKEKIKKGQSYIIISNHQSEFDILALVTTLGIQFRWIIKKELKKAPLFGYALYKSRNIFIDRSNTKDAIKSINEGINRLPEGTSVMFFAEGTRSNDGNIQPFKKGGFMIAVERGLPILPVTINGSRRTLPKKSLVFSPGPIEVIVGEPVETSGYSQETIQELIDKTREIIISNYKINYPDNESGRKTGLVSLAL is encoded by the coding sequence ATGCACAATCCTTTGGTTAATACGTTAAAAATCATGTGGCTTTCTTTATGGGCTGTAATTGCCACTCTGGTGCTTTTCATACCCATTACATCAGCAGCCATATTTAGCAGAACCGGCAACCTCGCATTCACCCTTTCCAAGCTCTGGGCATACACCCTGCTTACCGTAACGAATGTTCGTCCTCATATTACTGGAAAGGAAAAGATCAAAAAAGGTCAGTCGTACATAATCATTTCGAACCATCAGTCGGAATTCGACATACTCGCGCTGGTGACCACTCTCGGCATTCAGTTCAGATGGATTATAAAAAAAGAACTGAAAAAAGCCCCTCTTTTCGGTTATGCCCTATATAAGTCGAGGAATATCTTTATCGACCGGTCAAACACAAAAGATGCCATAAAGAGCATCAACGAAGGCATCAACAGGCTTCCGGAAGGCACTAGTGTCATGTTCTTCGCCGAGGGAACCAGGAGCAATGACGGGAACATTCAGCCATTCAAGAAAGGCGGCTTTATGATAGCAGTCGAAAGAGGTCTTCCCATACTTCCTGTTACCATCAACGGCAGCCGCAGGACACTGCCAAAAAAAAGCCTCGTCTTCAGTCCCGGCCCGATTGAAGTAATAGTCGGTGAGCCAGTTGAAACCTCGGGTTATTCCCAGGAAACCATACAGGAACTGATTGACAAGACCCGCGAAATAATTATCTCAAACTATAAGATAAATTATCCTGATAATGAAAGCGGCCGTAAAACCGGCCTCGTTTCATTAGCTTTATAA
- the ileS gene encoding isoleucine--tRNA ligase encodes MDYKDTLCLPQTAFPMKASLTKKEPELLQRWEETELYNKIIDKSKGRRKFILHDGPPYANGHIHLGTALNKILKDIIVKSFFMMGYDTFYKPGWDCHGLPIEHQVEINMGERKAELGKLDIRKECRKYALEFIDIQRDEFKRLGVLGLWEDPYLTMKNEYESAIAHELAKFISAGSLYKARKPVYWCAKCKTALAEAEVEYHDQVTPAIFVRFRMKTDVSGIMPELEGESVYIVIWTTTPWTIPANLAIALHPDMEYSAVKTDRFDVLIIASELVESVMKASGISEYKTLAVFKGEVLEGMKASHPLYERDSLIINAPFVTLDTGSGCVHIAPGHGEEDYEIGKQYGLDVYAPVDNDGKFTKDVEGFAGQFVFDANPNVNRVLSEKGALLNEDKYSHSYPYCWRCKSPIIFRSTWQWFISMEHNGLREKALKAIDKVRWIPEWGRDRIYNMILNRPDWCISRQRAWGIPIPVFYCKSCNEVLISGEAAENVANIFAKESSDAWFALSAEELLPKGTKCPNCSFTDFEKEQDIVDVWFDSGVSYAAVCEKDDRIGSPVDMYLEGSDQHRGWFHSTLLCSVGTRGDAPYRSVLTHGFVVDGEGRKMSKSLGNTIAPQEIIDKYGAEVLRLWVSAQDYTNDIRISNEIVDRLVETYRKIRNTVRFILGNISDFEPGKDAVAYTDMLELDRYALHLLQDLIEKVRKAYDDFEPYAIYQQIYNFCVVDMSAFYLDILKDRLYVYKKDSLDRRSAQTALFNILSSLTRLVAPILSFTAEEIWDYMPAFEGKEESVHLSAMPVVEKAMKDDALAAKWAKIIALKQEVSKTMEQARRDKIIGHPLDAVVKITADGDTFAFVDSVKDFLKDVFIVSEVEVAKGSGPFVESEIFRQLGIAVAKSTGVKCPRCWNYSKDIGADKDHPEVCARCAFQLK; translated from the coding sequence ATGGATTACAAGGATACGCTTTGTCTGCCGCAGACTGCATTTCCCATGAAGGCGAGCCTAACAAAAAAAGAGCCCGAACTTCTTCAGCGCTGGGAGGAAACAGAACTCTATAATAAGATAATTGATAAATCCAAAGGCAGGAGAAAGTTCATACTCCATGACGGGCCTCCGTATGCCAACGGCCATATACACCTTGGAACCGCGCTCAATAAGATTTTAAAGGATATAATTGTCAAATCCTTTTTCATGATGGGGTACGATACCTTTTACAAGCCTGGATGGGACTGCCACGGCCTTCCGATAGAGCATCAGGTCGAAATCAACATGGGGGAAAGGAAAGCCGAACTAGGCAAGCTTGATATAAGGAAAGAGTGCCGAAAGTATGCCTTGGAGTTTATTGATATACAGAGAGACGAATTCAAAAGGCTCGGGGTCTTGGGGCTCTGGGAAGACCCGTATCTTACTATGAAAAATGAATACGAGTCGGCAATTGCACATGAGCTTGCGAAGTTTATTTCAGCAGGCTCGCTTTATAAGGCGAGAAAGCCTGTTTACTGGTGTGCGAAATGTAAAACGGCGCTCGCCGAAGCCGAGGTCGAATATCATGATCAGGTAACGCCCGCAATATTTGTCAGATTCAGAATGAAAACAGATGTTTCCGGAATCATGCCTGAGCTTGAGGGGGAGAGTGTATATATCGTAATATGGACCACCACTCCCTGGACGATACCTGCCAATCTGGCTATAGCACTGCATCCGGACATGGAATATTCTGCTGTAAAGACCGACAGGTTTGATGTCCTGATAATAGCGTCCGAACTTGTGGAAAGCGTTATGAAAGCATCCGGAATCAGCGAATACAAGACTCTTGCAGTATTCAAGGGTGAGGTGCTTGAAGGCATGAAGGCAAGTCACCCCCTGTATGAGCGTGATTCGCTGATTATTAACGCACCCTTTGTAACCCTTGATACAGGTTCTGGATGTGTACATATTGCCCCGGGTCACGGCGAGGAAGACTATGAGATAGGAAAGCAGTACGGTCTTGATGTTTATGCGCCGGTCGATAATGACGGAAAGTTCACGAAAGATGTAGAAGGCTTTGCAGGGCAGTTCGTTTTCGATGCCAATCCGAATGTAAACAGGGTGCTGTCTGAAAAGGGCGCTTTGCTTAATGAAGACAAGTATTCCCATTCCTATCCATACTGCTGGCGGTGCAAGAGTCCTATCATTTTCCGCTCGACATGGCAGTGGTTCATATCAATGGAACATAACGGCCTGCGCGAAAAAGCTTTGAAAGCAATCGATAAGGTACGCTGGATTCCCGAGTGGGGGCGCGACAGGATATACAACATGATTTTGAACAGACCTGACTGGTGCATTTCGCGTCAGCGGGCCTGGGGTATTCCTATTCCTGTATTTTACTGCAAATCATGTAACGAGGTCCTGATTTCGGGTGAGGCGGCCGAAAATGTTGCCAACATATTCGCTAAAGAAAGTTCGGATGCCTGGTTTGCTTTAAGCGCTGAAGAGCTGCTGCCAAAAGGGACCAAATGCCCGAACTGCTCATTCACTGATTTTGAAAAAGAACAGGACATTGTCGATGTGTGGTTTGATTCGGGAGTGAGTTATGCGGCAGTATGTGAAAAAGACGATAGGATCGGCTCGCCTGTTGACATGTATCTCGAAGGTTCTGATCAGCACAGAGGATGGTTCCATTCGACCCTGCTGTGTTCCGTTGGTACGAGAGGAGACGCCCCTTACCGTTCCGTCCTCACACACGGTTTCGTCGTTGATGGCGAAGGCCGCAAGATGTCCAAATCTCTTGGCAACACAATAGCCCCGCAGGAAATAATAGACAAATACGGCGCCGAGGTTTTAAGACTGTGGGTCAGCGCCCAGGACTATACCAACGATATACGCATCTCAAATGAAATAGTAGACCGGCTCGTCGAGACATACCGCAAGATAAGAAATACAGTCAGGTTCATATTAGGCAACATCTCTGATTTTGAACCCGGTAAAGACGCTGTTGCTTATACCGATATGCTTGAACTTGACCGCTACGCCCTTCATCTGCTTCAGGATCTCATTGAAAAGGTCAGGAAGGCTTATGATGATTTCGAGCCCTATGCCATCTACCAGCAGATCTATAATTTCTGCGTTGTGGATATGAGCGCCTTTTATCTCGATATATTGAAGGACAGGCTGTATGTCTACAAGAAGGACAGCTTGGACAGACGCTCTGCCCAGACCGCGCTCTTCAATATTCTTTCCAGTCTTACCAGACTTGTTGCCCCGATTCTCTCGTTCACGGCAGAAGAAATATGGGATTATATGCCTGCATTTGAAGGCAAGGAGGAAAGCGTACACCTTTCAGCTATGCCTGTTGTTGAAAAAGCAATGAAGGACGATGCCCTGGCAGCGAAATGGGCGAAAATAATTGCACTCAAACAGGAAGTATCTAAAACCATGGAACAGGCAAGACGTGATAAAATTATCGGGCATCCTCTAGATGCAGTAGTAAAAATAACTGCTGATGGTGACACCTTTGCTTTTGTCGATTCAGTAAAAGACTTCCTCAAGGATGTGTTTATCGTATCGGAAGTCGAAGTGGCAAAAGGCAGCGGCCCGTTTGTTGAAAGCGAAATATTCAGGCAGCTTGGTATTGCAGTTGCCAAATCAACCGGAGTAAAGTGTCCCAGATGCTGGAACTACAGTAAAGACATAGGTGCCGATAAAGATCACCCGGAGGTATGTGCAAGATGCGCTTTTCAGCTGAAATGA
- a CDS encoding DMT family transporter: MKRLSPGITGVLWMVSSSILFSFMAVFVRYANSFYNLSGWKTSEMRFAVCIMIILVLSLSKKYPLKFVNCSWLASRGIFGGAAVCIFFYTINKIGMAKATVLTFTYPLWAAVLSPLLFKKPVSIGIWIAIIAASTGLYLIVIPPEGIDSISLMDLLALFAGLLSGWAILSIKKLHETDSSRAILFSQCLFGLMFAIVPSAKEGYSFPAGAWGMLVLIGVVAAAAQLQMTHAYKFVGAAEGSLISILNPVLNVFLGVIFFKEPLTLRMFFGCAIVFACCVYAAIPGGYEREC; encoded by the coding sequence ATGAAACGTTTATCTCCCGGAATAACCGGAGTTTTGTGGATGGTTTCATCTTCAATACTGTTCAGTTTCATGGCCGTATTCGTAAGATATGCAAACAGCTTCTACAATCTGAGCGGATGGAAGACTTCCGAGATGAGGTTTGCAGTCTGCATCATGATCATTCTCGTACTCTCATTGTCAAAAAAGTATCCGTTAAAATTTGTCAACTGCTCATGGCTTGCCTCCCGTGGAATTTTTGGCGGAGCAGCCGTCTGTATCTTCTTCTATACTATAAACAAAATCGGTATGGCAAAGGCCACAGTTCTTACTTTCACATATCCTTTATGGGCCGCCGTGCTTTCACCTCTTCTTTTCAAGAAACCTGTTTCAATCGGAATCTGGATTGCAATAATAGCAGCTTCAACAGGGTTGTATCTGATAGTAATACCGCCTGAAGGTATTGACTCAATATCTCTTATGGACTTACTAGCTCTTTTCGCCGGTCTTCTTTCCGGATGGGCAATCCTGTCAATCAAAAAGCTGCATGAAACAGATTCGTCAAGGGCAATATTATTTTCTCAATGCCTGTTCGGACTCATGTTCGCTATTGTCCCATCAGCCAAAGAGGGTTATTCATTTCCGGCAGGGGCTTGGGGAATGCTTGTACTCATCGGTGTTGTAGCTGCAGCAGCCCAGCTCCAGATGACGCATGCCTATAAATTTGTAGGGGCAGCGGAAGGTTCTCTGATCAGCATACTTAATCCTGTACTTAACGTTTTTCTTGGGGTAATATTTTTTAAAGAGCCACTGACACTGAGGATGTTTTTCGGTTGTGCAATTGTTTTTGCATGCTGTGTTTATGCAGCAATACCTGGAGGATACGAGAGAGAGTGTTAG
- a CDS encoding 3-hydroxyacyl-CoA dehydrogenase/enoyl-CoA hydratase family protein: MVRRIKKAGVIGSGIMGGGIAALLAGAGVDVVLLDIVPFDLKDEEKNDPKARNRFVLAGIEALQKAKPPLLFQKEDLARITTGNLTDDFDKLADCDWIVEVVVENLKIKQDLFKRLETIRKPDTIVSSNTSGIPLKDMSEGLSKGFKEHFLGTHFFNPVRWMHLLEIIPGAETKKEILDFIADFGENRLGKGIVWAKDTPNFIGNRIGIHGISLTINQMLKDGLTIPEVDALFGPALGRPKTAIFATADLVGLDTMTHVTQGTYDKCVDDEERDVFIIPDFIKAMLDKKLLGNKTKAGFYKKDKTPEGKRVKLVIDAKTGEYVEAGKPTFACLDAAKAAKTLSDKLQAVVYGDDKGAKFAWKVVAGAFIYSANRIPEISDTVVEIDNAMKWGYNWELGPFESWDAIGVEKSVAKMKAEGMKIPANVEKMLASGAKSFYKLEKGKKMFYDFASGTYKAVKVNPSAISLAALRAENKVVKTSPSASLIDIGDGVFCLEFHSKMNAINKVMVDFMSEAGNYVNENGVGMVIGNQAGGMPGAFSAGGDLAYMLGAAKEGKFDEIDNFIKNVHSGIMGLRYAPFPVVAAPYGISIGGGCEVCLASDRIVAHMDLIIGLVEIGAGLVPGGCGMINLWRKTITSKPEISKVTDYAGFFLEAFMCVAMAKTTMSAKEARARGFLTAEDRIVMNRDNLIGEAKKEVLRMVEDGYAPPLKKKIPVFGREAQGMIEAEMLNLRLGWKITPHMELISKKIGFCMSGGDVPSGTLVSEEYLQKLEREAFVELWKTENTQKMAENIMATGKPLFL, from the coding sequence ATGGTTAGGAGAATCAAAAAGGCTGGAGTTATCGGCTCAGGCATCATGGGTGGCGGAATTGCTGCTCTGCTGGCCGGTGCTGGCGTAGATGTCGTACTTCTTGACATCGTACCGTTCGACCTGAAGGATGAGGAAAAGAACGATCCCAAGGCCAGAAACAGATTTGTTCTTGCGGGCATAGAAGCTCTGCAGAAGGCAAAACCGCCGTTGCTGTTCCAGAAAGAAGACCTGGCACGCATTACAACCGGCAACCTTACTGACGACTTCGACAAGCTTGCAGACTGTGACTGGATCGTAGAGGTCGTTGTTGAAAACCTCAAGATCAAACAGGATCTCTTCAAGAGGCTGGAAACAATCAGGAAGCCCGACACGATCGTTTCATCGAACACTTCCGGAATTCCTCTTAAAGACATGTCCGAAGGATTGAGCAAAGGTTTCAAGGAACATTTCCTCGGGACACACTTCTTCAATCCTGTCCGCTGGATGCATCTGCTTGAGATCATCCCCGGTGCCGAAACAAAGAAAGAGATACTCGATTTTATTGCCGACTTCGGAGAGAACAGGCTTGGCAAAGGTATCGTCTGGGCTAAGGACACTCCAAACTTCATCGGAAACCGCATAGGCATCCATGGAATAAGCCTTACGATCAATCAGATGCTCAAGGACGGGCTTACCATCCCCGAAGTTGATGCGCTGTTCGGACCGGCACTCGGCCGCCCGAAGACTGCCATTTTTGCAACAGCAGACCTTGTAGGTCTCGACACAATGACTCATGTTACTCAGGGTACATATGACAAGTGTGTAGACGATGAGGAAAGGGATGTATTTATAATCCCGGATTTCATTAAAGCGATGCTGGACAAGAAACTTCTCGGAAATAAAACAAAAGCCGGCTTCTACAAGAAAGACAAAACACCTGAAGGGAAAAGGGTTAAACTGGTTATCGATGCAAAGACAGGTGAGTATGTAGAAGCTGGAAAACCGACATTTGCATGCCTTGATGCGGCAAAAGCAGCCAAGACCCTTTCCGATAAGCTGCAGGCAGTTGTTTACGGAGATGACAAGGGCGCTAAGTTCGCATGGAAGGTCGTTGCAGGCGCGTTTATTTATTCCGCAAACAGAATTCCGGAAATTTCCGATACTGTTGTCGAAATCGACAACGCAATGAAATGGGGATACAACTGGGAGCTCGGTCCATTCGAGTCCTGGGATGCAATCGGAGTGGAGAAGTCTGTAGCGAAGATGAAAGCGGAAGGAATGAAGATTCCGGCTAACGTCGAGAAGATGCTCGCATCGGGCGCCAAATCTTTCTACAAGCTGGAAAAAGGCAAAAAGATGTTCTATGACTTCGCATCGGGCACATACAAGGCTGTCAAGGTCAATCCTTCAGCTATAAGCCTTGCGGCATTGAGAGCTGAGAACAAGGTCGTAAAGACATCGCCTTCAGCGTCATTGATAGACATCGGAGACGGCGTATTCTGCCTCGAATTCCATTCAAAGATGAACGCGATCAACAAGGTTATGGTCGATTTCATGTCTGAAGCTGGCAATTATGTAAATGAAAACGGTGTCGGCATGGTGATTGGAAATCAGGCTGGCGGTATGCCAGGCGCATTTTCGGCCGGCGGAGACCTGGCGTACATGCTGGGAGCTGCAAAAGAAGGCAAATTCGACGAGATAGACAATTTCATTAAGAATGTCCATTCCGGAATCATGGGCCTGCGTTATGCCCCGTTCCCGGTAGTTGCAGCCCCTTACGGAATTTCAATCGGCGGAGGATGTGAAGTATGCCTTGCATCCGACAGGATTGTTGCACATATGGACCTGATAATAGGACTTGTCGAAATCGGTGCAGGTCTTGTTCCCGGCGGTTGCGGCATGATAAATCTCTGGAGAAAAACAATCACGTCCAAACCGGAAATTTCAAAGGTTACAGACTATGCGGGATTCTTCCTCGAGGCATTCATGTGTGTGGCAATGGCAAAGACGACAATGTCTGCCAAGGAAGCAAGGGCGAGGGGATTCCTCACTGCAGAAGACCGCATTGTCATGAACCGCGACAACCTTATCGGTGAAGCCAAGAAAGAGGTCCTCAGGATGGTTGAAGACGGATATGCGCCCCCGCTCAAGAAGAAGATACCGGTATTCGGACGGGAAGCACAGGGCATGATTGAGGCTGAAATGCTGAACCTTAGACTCGGCTGGAAGATCACTCCTCATATGGAACTGATATCCAAGAAGATAGGATTCTGCATGTCGGGCGGAGATGTACCATCAGGAACACTGGTCAGCGAAGAATATCTGCAGAAGCTGGAAAGAGAAGCATTCGTTGAGCTGTGGAAGACCGAGAACACGCAGAAAATGGCCGAGAACATCATGGCCACCGGCAAACCGCTGTTCTTGTAG